A DNA window from Myripristis murdjan chromosome 19, fMyrMur1.1, whole genome shotgun sequence contains the following coding sequences:
- the nog2 gene encoding noggin-2, with protein sequence MGFSQTLLIYVLVSVHLGVSQHYLRLRPSPSEHLPVPDLKEDPDPEYDPREQDLAERTLRKKLGSNFDPNFMSISSPMQVNLSVQDTQVKLQGPMPNEIKKLDLTETPYGKRVKVGKKARRKFLQWLWTYTHCPVVYTWKDLGVRFWPRYIKEGNCFNERSCSFPEGMFCKPVKSITKTFLRWYCQGFLRQKYCTWIPVQYPIISECKCSC encoded by the coding sequence ATGGGCTTCTCACAAACGCTACTCATTTACGTGCTGGTGTCCGTTCACCTTGGAGTTTCCCAGCATTACCTTCGCCTCCGTCCGTCGCCCAGTGAGCACCTCCCAGTACCCGACCTGAAGGAGGACCCCGACCCGGAGTACGACCCCCGGGAGCAGGACTTGGCCGAGAGGACTCTGCGGAAAAAGCTCGGCAGTAATTTCGACCCCAACTTCATGTCCATCAGCTCGCCCATGCAGGTGAACCTCTCCGTGCAAGACACCCAGGTGAAGCTGCAGGGGCCCATGCCCAACGAGATTAAAAAGCTGGACCTCACAGAGACCCCCTATGGGAAGCGGGTAAAAGTGGGCAAGAAAGCCCGCAGGAAATTTCTGCAGTGGCTGTGGACCTATACGCACTGCCCAGTGGTGTATACCTGGAAGGATTTGGGCGTGAGGTTCTGGCCACGGTACATCAAGGAGGGCAACTGTTTCAATGAGCGCTCTTGTTCCTTCCCAGAGGGGATGTTTTGCAAACCCGTCAAGTCAATCACCAAGACTTTCCTACGGTGGTATTGTCAAGGGTTTCTAAGACAGAAATATTGTACGTGGATACCGGTGCAATACCCAATCATCTCAGAGTGCAAGTGTTCGTGCTGA